Proteins encoded within one genomic window of Oryza glaberrima chromosome 12, OglaRS2, whole genome shotgun sequence:
- the LOC127757901 gene encoding uncharacterized protein LOC127757901 — MQTTTETKLLHTAGLNVFLQLLQHSNLNSAPRNVICSAADNLERNKSKLVDRKVAVIYGKLGKKGIILSSILQLHLSRQQHRKNMRASTWGAWKIANQILSTVNIIKADFVRLLCW, encoded by the exons ATGCAAACGACGACAGAGACCAAGCTGCTGCACACTGCTGGACTGAACGTCTtcctgcagctgctgcagcatAGCAACTTGAATTCTGCACCGCGGAATGTGATTTGTTCTGCAGCCGACAATCTG GAAAGAAATAAAAGCAAGCTAGTTGATAGGAAGGTTGCCGTCATTTATGGAAAGCTAGGTAAAAAGGGCATCATTCTCTCCTCCATCCTTCAACTTCACCTCAGCAGACAGCAGCATAG AAAAAACATGAGGGCATCAACCTGGGGCGCATGGAAGATTGCCAATCAGATCCTATCCACGGTGAACATAATTAAAGCAGACTTTGTTCGACTGCTCTGTTGGTGA